One segment of Paenibacillus rhizovicinus DNA contains the following:
- a CDS encoding S-layer homology domain-containing protein yields the protein MNKKIASAVLSSALVLSSLGAAGTSYAETSATAPGFTDGASNYAKDAIQELLDKGIIQGDADGNFDPKGQLTRAQFIVMIVKSMGLKVDLNQTASSQFKDVPAWAAPYVDVAFKAGIIHGTSATLFSPNAPLTREAATVIMVNALISTGAIPKDEVAANTFTDADSISDWAKNAVALALKYGLIKGNPDGSFNPKGEALREQAAVMASNFIETQEEIQPTKNPTTDPATDPTTDPTTDPTNEPATDPTPIGGGGGGGGGGGGYTTDSSAPTAPTGLAASQIEQDSLQLNWTASTDNVAVTGYDIYKDGVKVASQSGRSYSATGLVTDTEYTFTVKAKDAAGNASTASTPLVVKTLAPDSAYLVPEDFGYWKEEDAYNVGFNINLDRLPYSNIQQIKVSLYDGTTFLASATSKGEHIRVLEADDTDLGEADGQLSVAFDKRDEAFTAGEGQRWDRTTYGFAAPTKAVIEITDKAGHTFTAVNTAISAVAPIPIHTIDHVATDASAPIFATNGGYFLAMQFQVDHDVDLTDPDSQFTSYYEYSTDGGATYNPVLDSSGNVFKRTKEWGFVRYVADGVLQPQPDKLVTGTDYVFVTSGDTTHRLASLAQLPDGTQYKVRVVYVIKDEEGNETTSRSGSVDFTSSAVNTMNYVATDASAPVFATSSGYFLAMQFQVSKDLNLADPATQFASYYEYSTDGGDSYSPVLDSNGNVFKRTKEWGFVRYETDGVLQPQPNKLVAGTDYVFVTSGDTTHRLASLAQLPDGTNYKVRVVYEVTDEKGNLTTSRSQSVDFTAVAPTPVHTISHVATDASTPIFATSGGYFLAMQFQVDQDLDLTDPDSQFTSYYEYSTDNGGTYNPVKDSSGNVFARTKEWGFVRYEVDGVLQPQPDKLVKGTNYVFVTSGDTSNRLYSLAQLTEGTSYKVRVVYVIKDEKGNETTSRSQSADFTR from the coding sequence ATGAACAAGAAAATAGCTTCAGCAGTATTGTCGTCCGCTTTGGTACTCAGTTCGCTCGGCGCGGCGGGAACCAGTTACGCGGAAACATCCGCAACGGCACCCGGATTCACGGACGGTGCAAGCAACTATGCGAAAGACGCGATCCAGGAACTTCTGGACAAAGGCATCATTCAAGGAGATGCGGACGGTAACTTCGACCCGAAAGGACAACTGACCCGCGCGCAGTTCATCGTCATGATCGTGAAGTCGATGGGCTTGAAAGTGGATCTGAACCAAACGGCTTCATCGCAGTTCAAGGACGTACCCGCTTGGGCGGCCCCTTACGTTGACGTCGCTTTCAAGGCAGGAATCATTCATGGTACGAGCGCGACGCTCTTCAGCCCGAACGCCCCGTTGACCCGTGAGGCGGCGACGGTAATCATGGTAAACGCGTTGATTTCCACAGGCGCTATCCCGAAAGACGAAGTAGCTGCCAACACGTTTACGGATGCGGACAGCATTTCGGATTGGGCGAAAAACGCTGTCGCGTTGGCGTTGAAATACGGATTGATCAAAGGTAACCCTGATGGATCTTTCAACCCTAAAGGCGAAGCCCTCCGGGAACAGGCGGCGGTGATGGCTTCAAACTTCATCGAGACGCAAGAAGAAATTCAGCCAACCAAGAATCCAACCACGGACCCGGCAACTGATCCTACTACTGATCCGACTACGGACCCAACCAATGAACCTGCTACGGATCCAACTCCTATCGGCGGCGGCGGCGGCGGCGGTGGCGGTGGCGGTGGATATACAACGGACTCCTCGGCACCAACCGCACCGACTGGACTTGCGGCTTCGCAAATCGAGCAAGACAGCCTTCAACTTAACTGGACGGCTTCGACCGATAATGTCGCGGTTACCGGATACGACATTTACAAAGACGGCGTGAAGGTGGCTTCGCAGTCTGGAAGATCATACTCCGCGACGGGGCTTGTCACTGACACGGAATACACGTTTACAGTGAAGGCGAAGGACGCAGCCGGTAACGCTTCGACGGCAAGCACGCCGCTGGTCGTAAAGACTTTAGCGCCTGACTCCGCGTATTTGGTTCCCGAAGACTTCGGGTATTGGAAGGAAGAAGACGCTTACAACGTGGGCTTCAATATCAATCTTGACCGCCTGCCCTACTCGAACATTCAACAGATCAAGGTTTCCCTGTACGACGGCACTACGTTCCTCGCTTCCGCTACATCGAAGGGCGAACATATTCGCGTGCTGGAAGCGGACGATACCGATTTAGGCGAAGCGGACGGACAGCTTAGCGTCGCATTCGACAAACGCGACGAAGCGTTTACAGCCGGGGAAGGCCAGCGTTGGGATCGCACGACTTACGGATTTGCGGCACCAACGAAAGCGGTTATTGAAATCACGGATAAGGCAGGACATACGTTCACGGCGGTCAACACGGCGATTTCCGCGGTAGCGCCGATTCCGATCCATACCATCGATCACGTTGCTACGGATGCTTCGGCCCCTATCTTCGCCACGAACGGCGGCTATTTCCTGGCGATGCAGTTCCAAGTCGACCATGACGTAGACCTGACAGATCCAGATTCGCAGTTCACTTCATACTACGAATACTCGACTGACGGCGGAGCTACGTATAATCCGGTGCTGGACAGCAGCGGTAACGTGTTCAAGCGGACGAAGGAGTGGGGATTCGTACGTTACGTAGCGGACGGCGTGCTGCAACCGCAACCGGATAAGTTGGTAACGGGTACCGATTACGTATTCGTCACTTCCGGTGACACGACCCATCGGTTGGCTTCCCTTGCGCAGCTGCCTGACGGAACGCAATATAAGGTCCGAGTCGTATACGTCATCAAGGACGAAGAAGGGAACGAAACCACTTCCCGTTCTGGATCGGTGGACTTTACCTCTTCGGCGGTCAATACCATGAATTACGTTGCTACGGACGCTTCGGCCCCCGTCTTCGCAACGAGCAGCGGCTATTTCCTGGCGATGCAGTTCCAAGTCAGCAAGGATTTGAACCTGGCAGATCCGGCGACTCAGTTCGCATCTTATTATGAATACTCGACTGACGGCGGGGACTCGTATTCCCCGGTGCTCGACAGCAACGGTAATGTGTTCAAGCGGACGAAAGAGTGGGGTTTCGTACGTTACGAAACGGACGGCGTGCTGCAACCCCAACCTAACAAATTGGTAGCGGGCACCGATTACGTCTTCGTCACTTCCGGAGACACGACTCATCGGTTGGCTTCTCTTGCGCAGCTTCCTGACGGAACGAACTACAAGGTCAGAGTCGTATACGAAGTCACGGATGAAAAAGGGAACCTGACAACGTCCCGTTCTCAATCTGTGGACTTTACCGCAGTAGCGCCGACTCCGGTCCATACCATCAGTCATGTTGCTACGGACGCTTCCACCCCTATCTTTGCAACGAGCGGCGGCTATTTCCTGGCGATGCAGTTCCAAGTCGACCAAGACTTGGACCTGACGGATCCGGATTCGCAGTTCACTTCTTACTACGAATATTCGACTGACAACGGGGGCACGTATAATCCGGTGAAAGACAGCAGCGGCAACGTGTTCGCCCGGACGAAGGAATGGGGATTCGTTCGTTACGAAGTGGACGGCGTGCTGCAACCCCAGCCTGATAAGCTGGTGAAAGGTACGAATTACGTCTTCGTCACTTCCGGAGACACGAGCAATCGTCTATATTCCCTGGCGCAGCTTACTGAAGGAACAAGCTATAAGGTGAGAGTCGTATATGTCATCAAGGATGAAAAAGGGAACGAAACCACGTCCCGTTCGCAATCGGCAGACTTTACAAGATAA
- a CDS encoding ABC transporter ATP-binding protein gives MTNRLELQAITRTFQDGDSERTILDKLDFEVAEGELVAVMGPSGSGKSTFLSIAGVLLAPTSGDVLLDGESILGKDKKERSELRLRKIGFIFQSANLIPYLKVEEQLMLVAKLAVMDKARAAKRAGELLEQLGLSHRRSAYPDNLSGGERQRVAIARAFMNDPAVLFADEPTASLDASRGLDVVRMISKQVKDQRKSAVMVTHDDRILPLCDRVLFLENGKLIPR, from the coding sequence ATGACGAACAGACTCGAACTACAAGCGATTACGCGGACGTTTCAAGACGGCGATAGCGAAAGAACGATTTTGGATAAGCTGGATTTCGAGGTTGCGGAAGGCGAGCTTGTTGCGGTTATGGGGCCATCGGGTTCGGGCAAGAGTACGTTTCTGTCCATCGCGGGCGTGCTTCTTGCGCCGACGAGCGGGGATGTGCTGCTCGACGGAGAATCGATCCTCGGCAAAGACAAGAAGGAACGTTCCGAACTTCGACTTCGGAAAATCGGCTTTATATTTCAAAGCGCCAACCTAATCCCCTACCTGAAAGTAGAAGAACAACTGATGCTGGTAGCGAAACTTGCCGTCATGGATAAGGCAAGGGCAGCAAAGCGCGCTGGAGAATTACTGGAGCAACTCGGGCTATCTCATAGACGAAGCGCATATCCGGACAATCTGTCCGGGGGAGAACGGCAGCGGGTTGCGATCGCAAGAGCCTTCATGAATGACCCGGCCGTCCTGTTCGCGGATGAACCGACGGCAAGCCTGGATGCATCGAGAGGACTCGATGTCGTGCGCATGATTTCTAAACAAGTAAAAGATCAGCGCAAGAGCGCGGTAATGGTGACCCATGATGACCGGATATTGCCGCTTTGCGATCGCGTTCTTTTCCTGGAGAATGGCAAACTGATACCACGTTGA
- a CDS encoding ABC transporter permease translates to MYLAIREMRFAKARYALIAVIMVLVAFLVLFVTGLAQGLAYDNAASVKNMGATHFLLENNSNHRLARSQVDQHQLDAARSIVGEANAEPLGVKMTTVKPVGSSEKVDVTLLAVDFNSWLAPKMTEGRGVPLSDQTAGHVLVDRKLSDSGVEIGTILVDQASGTEWTVDGFVEKESFSHTPAVFLTMQDWFHLQALTAVRQGTQSQSTVSRVYNAIAMKDSNGKTKELQAALSNTEVISKSEAVSAIPGYKEEQGSLLMMIVFLFVISAFVLAVFFYVITIQKSSQFGILKAIGTRTAYLARSVTLQVLLLAIGSMVISILLVKLFEVLLPASMPFQLGMSSLSLTCLSFVIMSLAGSLFSVWKVARIDALDAIGRTAA, encoded by the coding sequence GGACTTGCGTATGACAACGCGGCTTCTGTTAAGAATATGGGTGCCACTCATTTTCTATTGGAAAACAATTCCAACCACCGTCTCGCCCGATCCCAGGTCGACCAGCATCAGCTTGACGCGGCCCGTTCAATCGTTGGCGAAGCAAACGCAGAACCGCTTGGCGTGAAAATGACCACGGTTAAGCCAGTCGGCAGCAGCGAAAAGGTGGATGTAACGTTGCTCGCGGTTGATTTCAATAGCTGGCTGGCACCAAAGATGACCGAAGGTAGAGGCGTACCTCTCTCTGACCAAACGGCAGGACATGTTCTCGTCGATCGCAAGCTGTCCGATTCCGGGGTCGAAATCGGCACGATCCTTGTCGATCAAGCTTCGGGAACCGAATGGACGGTAGACGGGTTTGTTGAAAAGGAGTCTTTCAGCCATACGCCGGCCGTATTCCTTACCATGCAGGATTGGTTTCATCTTCAGGCGCTGACGGCGGTTCGTCAAGGAACCCAATCCCAATCAACGGTCAGCCGGGTTTACAATGCGATTGCGATGAAGGATTCGAATGGAAAAACGAAGGAGCTGCAAGCGGCGTTATCGAACACGGAAGTCATATCGAAATCCGAGGCGGTATCCGCGATACCGGGTTACAAAGAAGAGCAAGGATCGCTGCTGATGATGATCGTCTTCTTATTTGTCATCTCCGCATTCGTGCTGGCCGTATTCTTCTATGTCATCACGATTCAGAAGAGCAGCCAATTCGGCATTTTGAAAGCCATTGGCACGCGGACGGCTTATTTAGCGAGAAGCGTAACCTTGCAGGTATTGCTCTTAGCGATCGGCAGCATGGTGATTAGCATTTTACTGGTCAAACTTTTTGAGGTCCTATTGCCGGCTTCAATGCCATTTCAATTAGGGATGTCCAGCTTGTCGCTTACCTGCTTGTCTTTCGTAATCATGTCTTTGGCGGGTTCGCTGTTTTCGGTTTGGAAGGTTGCGCGGATCGACGCCTTAGATGCAATCGGGAGGACGGCGGCATGA